A stretch of Elusimicrobiota bacterium DNA encodes these proteins:
- a CDS encoding TatD family hydrolase: MGPGPWFDTHVHLGGPDFDADREAVLARAAAAGVGRLVEIGDAPEDWPRVLALARAWPGVLRCALGLHPYYAERCTDAFLADLERQARLPEVVAVGEIGLDYARGPVAPEIQKAALRRLLAACRDWGKPAVIHCRGAYEDLRLIVKEVFPSPPQGRRFWGVVHCFSGTPEDAESLAAGGWALGADGPATYPKNAALREAFRRAGPEVTVLETDSPYLPPQSRRGKRNEPDAVPEIAAALAQVWALPAADVARATTANAEELFRDRGHNT, translated from the coding sequence ATGGGTCCCGGCCCCTGGTTCGACACCCACGTGCACCTCGGCGGCCCGGATTTCGACGCGGACCGCGAGGCGGTCCTGGCCCGGGCCGCGGCCGCGGGAGTGGGCCGGCTGGTGGAGATCGGCGACGCGCCCGAGGATTGGCCGCGGGTCCTGGCTCTGGCCCGGGCTTGGCCGGGGGTCCTGCGCTGCGCCTTGGGCCTGCATCCCTACTACGCGGAGCGCTGCACGGACGCCTTCCTGGCCGACCTGGAGCGCCAGGCCCGGCTCCCCGAGGTCGTCGCGGTGGGCGAGATCGGCTTGGACTACGCGCGCGGCCCCGTGGCGCCGGAGATCCAGAAGGCGGCCCTGCGGCGCCTGCTCGCCGCCTGCCGGGACTGGGGCAAGCCCGCGGTCATCCACTGCCGCGGCGCCTACGAGGACCTCAGGCTCATCGTGAAGGAGGTCTTCCCCTCCCCCCCGCAGGGGCGGCGCTTCTGGGGCGTGGTGCACTGCTTCTCCGGCACGCCCGAGGACGCGGAGTCCTTGGCCGCGGGAGGCTGGGCCTTGGGCGCCGACGGCCCGGCGACCTATCCCAAGAACGCGGCGCTGCGCGAGGCCTTCCGCCGCGCGGGGCCGGAGGTCACGGTGCTGGAGACCGACAGCCCCTACCTCCCGCCGCAGAGCCGCCGCGGCAAGCGCAACGAGCCCGACGCGGTGCCCGAGATCGCCGCGGCCCTGGCCCAGGTCTGGGCCCTGCCGGCCGCGGACGTCGCCCGCGCCACCACCGCCAACGCTGAAGAGCTGTTCCGGGATCGGGGACACAATACCTAA
- a CDS encoding deoxyhypusine synthase, translating to MNHDLKKSDFLKEPIEHIDITKHDTRALVEAMSKMAYSARDLARASDIYDRMLADKDCDVILCLAGSLFSAGLKRVVYDLVNNNMVDAIVSTGANIVDQDFFESLGFKHYKGTKWVDDKELRSVRVDRIYDTFICEDQLGVSDDTISRLCDTLKPQPYSSREILEEMGKYLVKNCKCKDSILLAAYKKRVPIFVPAFSDCSAGFGFLHHQWHNPDAHASIDSARDFRELVRLKMASKDTGIIMIGGGVPKNFAQDVTVGLEMIGYEGKMHKYAVQITVADERDGALSGSTLREACSWGKVDTQWEQMVFCEATIAMPIMAAYAYHKGSWKARKGRKYSDLLNESKVPAALR from the coding sequence ATGAATCACGACCTGAAGAAGTCCGACTTCCTCAAAGAGCCGATCGAGCACATCGACATCACCAAGCACGACACGCGCGCGCTGGTGGAGGCCATGTCCAAGATGGCGTATTCCGCCCGGGACCTGGCCCGCGCCAGCGACATCTACGACCGCATGCTCGCCGACAAGGACTGCGACGTCATCCTGTGCCTGGCGGGCTCCTTGTTCTCCGCGGGCCTCAAGCGCGTGGTCTACGACCTGGTCAACAACAACATGGTCGACGCCATCGTCTCCACGGGCGCCAACATCGTGGACCAAGACTTCTTCGAGTCCTTGGGCTTCAAGCACTACAAGGGCACCAAATGGGTCGACGACAAGGAGCTGCGCTCGGTGCGCGTGGACCGCATCTACGACACCTTCATCTGCGAGGACCAGTTGGGAGTCTCCGACGACACCATCTCGCGGCTGTGCGACACCTTGAAGCCCCAGCCCTATTCCTCCCGGGAGATCCTCGAGGAGATGGGCAAATACCTGGTCAAGAACTGCAAGTGCAAGGACTCCATCCTGCTGGCCGCCTACAAGAAGCGGGTGCCCATCTTCGTGCCCGCCTTCTCGGACTGCTCCGCCGGCTTCGGCTTCCTGCACCACCAGTGGCACAACCCGGACGCGCACGCGAGCATCGACTCGGCGCGCGACTTCCGCGAGCTGGTGCGCCTGAAGATGGCGTCCAAGGACACGGGCATCATCATGATCGGCGGCGGGGTCCCCAAGAACTTCGCCCAGGACGTGACCGTGGGCCTGGAGATGATCGGCTACGAGGGCAAGATGCACAAGTACGCGGTGCAGATCACCGTGGCCGACGAGCGCGACGGGGCGCTCTCCGGCTCGACCTTGCGCGAGGCCTGCTCCTGGGGCAAGGTGGACACGCAGTGGGAGCAGATGGTGTTCTGCGAAGCGACCATCGCCATGCCCATCATGGCCGCCTACGCTTACCACAAGGGCTCCTGGAAGGCGCGCAAGGGCCGCAAGTACAGCGACCTGCTCAACGAGTCCAAGGTCCCCGCAGCCCTGCGCTGA